The Streptomyces aurantiacus genome includes a region encoding these proteins:
- the mshD gene encoding mycothiol synthase, producing the protein MTSDDTAPAAPGLPGPLDQGGSPPARSLDTLAALRPEQTEAVLALLAAAARADGQQAVSEQGRLQLRGGARDGVRHLLLNVQDRLVGYAQLEDTDPVEAPAAELVVHPEHRGHGHGRALGNALLAESGKRLRVWAHGGHSAARHLAQVLGLTLFRELRQMRRPLTDLELPRPKLPDGVSVRAFVPGEDDAAWLAANAAAFAHHPEQGSLTQRDLDDRKAEPWFDPAGFFLAFRGGELVGFHWTKVHEAEAGADALGEVYVVGVRPGAQGGGLGRALTTVGLRHLAERGVPTAMLYVDADNKAAVAVYERLGFVTHETDLMYRTES; encoded by the coding sequence ATGACCAGCGACGACACCGCACCGGCCGCCCCCGGCCTCCCGGGCCCGCTCGACCAGGGCGGCAGCCCCCCGGCCCGTTCCCTCGACACCCTCGCCGCGCTGCGCCCCGAGCAGACCGAGGCCGTGCTCGCGCTCCTCGCGGCGGCCGCGCGGGCGGACGGACAGCAGGCGGTGTCCGAGCAGGGCCGGCTGCAGCTGCGCGGAGGCGCGCGGGACGGAGTCCGGCATCTGCTGCTCAACGTCCAGGACCGGCTCGTCGGGTACGCGCAGCTGGAGGACACGGACCCCGTCGAGGCGCCGGCCGCCGAACTGGTCGTCCACCCGGAGCACCGCGGCCACGGTCACGGGCGGGCGCTGGGCAACGCGCTCCTCGCCGAGTCCGGCAAGCGGCTGCGCGTGTGGGCCCACGGCGGCCATTCGGCGGCCCGCCATCTGGCCCAGGTGCTCGGTCTCACGCTCTTCCGTGAACTGCGGCAGATGCGGCGGCCGTTGACCGACCTGGAGCTGCCCCGGCCGAAGCTGCCCGACGGCGTCTCGGTACGGGCCTTCGTGCCGGGCGAGGACGACGCCGCCTGGCTCGCCGCGAACGCCGCCGCCTTCGCCCACCACCCCGAGCAGGGCTCCCTCACCCAGCGCGACCTCGACGACCGCAAGGCCGAGCCGTGGTTCGACCCGGCCGGCTTCTTCCTCGCCTTCCGCGGCGGCGAACTGGTCGGCTTCCACTGGACGAAGGTCCACGAGGCGGAGGCCGGGGCCGACGCCCTCGGTGAGGTGTACGTCGTCGGGGTGCGGCCCGGTGCGCAGGGGGGCGGCCTCGGCAGGGCCCTCACCACGGTCGGCCTTCGGCATCTGGCGGAGCGGGGGGTGCCGACCGCGATGCTGTACGTCGATGCCGACAACAAGGCGGCGGTGGCCGTCTACGAGCGGCTCGGGTTCGTCACGCACGAGACGGATCTGATGTACCGGACGGAGTCCTGA
- a CDS encoding ABC transporter, with amino-acid sequence MTRALVRPVWRTLPRRALAAAAATGLLLAGVPRMQSGAADPVLGLYALRGAALALALGLAFLLDDPARHVTSAVPARRPVRIGLRVALVAPWAALCWTAALLLVPREARPPVGAVTLEAAVTAVFALTAAALAVRRPQVTEPGVAVSAWLLSTAVAAALLPHGDWALLVVPDDPRWDSSHERWAVLLALATALGARACVEPLRAGWRPPLLKRQAPAAPQ; translated from the coding sequence GTGACCCGTGCTCTCGTCCGGCCCGTGTGGCGCACGCTGCCCCGGCGCGCGCTCGCGGCCGCCGCCGCCACCGGGCTGCTGCTGGCCGGTGTCCCGCGCATGCAGTCCGGGGCGGCCGACCCGGTGCTCGGCCTCTACGCGCTGCGGGGCGCCGCCCTCGCCCTCGCCCTCGGTCTCGCGTTCCTGCTGGACGATCCGGCCCGGCACGTCACCTCGGCGGTGCCGGCCCGGCGCCCGGTGCGGATCGGCCTGCGCGTGGCGCTCGTCGCCCCGTGGGCCGCGCTCTGCTGGACGGCCGCGCTGCTCCTCGTACCGAGGGAGGCGCGGCCGCCGGTGGGTGCCGTCACCCTGGAGGCGGCCGTCACCGCGGTGTTCGCCCTCACCGCGGCCGCCCTGGCCGTACGGCGCCCGCAGGTGACCGAGCCGGGTGTCGCGGTGTCGGCCTGGCTGCTGTCCACCGCGGTCGCCGCGGCCCTGCTGCCGCACGGCGACTGGGCACTTCTGGTGGTCCCGGACGATCCGCGCTGGGACAGCAGCCACGAACGCTGGGCGGTGCTGCTGGCCCTGGCGACGGCGCTGGGCGCGCGGGCGTGCGTCGAGCCGCTGAGGGCGGGGTGGCGACCACCGCTCCTCAAGCGCCAGGCCCCGGCGGCCCCTCAGTAG
- a CDS encoding RNA polymerase sigma factor translates to MRESRSDGELLRAIAADGDRRAFEELYRRYAPWLRARLRGRCADAGIVDDVVQETFLAVWRGSARYREEGAPDAAGWLWRIGSRRLIDALRGDGARGRLRQALGRLRHRDEASAEERVLAGVEHGDLAGALVRLSPELRAVLQATVVDGLTTREAAVLLGIPPGTVKTRALRARKQLREELA, encoded by the coding sequence GTGAGGGAATCGAGAAGCGACGGAGAGCTGCTGCGGGCCATCGCGGCGGACGGTGACCGGCGCGCCTTCGAAGAGCTGTACCGGCGGTACGCGCCATGGCTCAGGGCGAGGCTGCGCGGTCGCTGCGCCGACGCCGGGATCGTCGACGACGTCGTGCAGGAGACGTTCCTCGCGGTGTGGCGGGGCAGTGCCCGCTACCGGGAGGAGGGTGCCCCGGACGCCGCCGGCTGGCTGTGGCGGATCGGCTCGCGGCGGCTGATCGACGCGCTGCGGGGCGACGGAGCACGGGGCCGGCTGCGGCAGGCGCTCGGGCGGCTTCGCCACCGGGACGAGGCGTCCGCCGAGGAGCGCGTACTGGCGGGAGTCGAGCACGGGGACCTCGCGGGCGCACTGGTCCGGCTGTCGCCCGAACTGCGGGCGGTCCTCCAGGCCACGGTCGTCGACGGGCTGACCACCCGGGAGGCGGCCGTCCTGCTCGGCATCCCGCCGGGGACGGTCAAGACACGGGCCCTGCGGGCCCGCAAGCAGCTGCGGGAGGAGTTGGCATGA
- a CDS encoding ABC transporter ATP-binding protein, whose product MSDLPTTPTVSASGLTLRYGRTAALDDVSVRLGTGVTGLLGPNGAGKTTLLRVLATAVPPDSGAFTVLGNDPGTTAGRLEVRRALGYLPQTPGFHPDFTAFEFVDYVAILKELTDRTARHQEVRRVLDAVALSDVRSKRIKRLSGGMRQRVALAAALVGDPGLLILDEPTVGLDPEQRMRFRELIARAGEGRTVLLSTHQTEDVAMLCHRVIVMVRGSVRFEGTPAELTARAAGRVWSSTERDPGAWAGWRTGTGSFRNVGEPPEGAELVEPTLEDGYLLTLDGESSEVTAV is encoded by the coding sequence ATGTCTGACCTTCCGACGACGCCGACGGTGTCCGCCTCCGGGCTGACACTCCGCTACGGCAGGACGGCCGCCCTCGACGACGTGTCGGTGCGGCTCGGCACAGGCGTCACCGGACTGCTCGGGCCCAACGGGGCGGGCAAGACCACGCTGTTGCGGGTCCTGGCCACCGCCGTCCCCCCGGACAGCGGAGCGTTCACCGTGCTCGGGAACGACCCCGGCACGACGGCCGGACGCCTGGAGGTGCGGCGCGCGCTGGGCTATCTGCCGCAGACGCCCGGATTCCACCCCGACTTCACGGCCTTCGAGTTCGTCGACTACGTGGCGATCCTGAAGGAGCTGACGGACCGCACCGCCCGCCACCAGGAGGTGCGGCGGGTCCTGGACGCCGTCGCGCTGTCCGACGTACGCAGCAAACGCATCAAGAGGCTCTCCGGCGGGATGCGCCAGCGGGTCGCGCTGGCCGCCGCCCTCGTCGGCGACCCCGGACTGCTGATCCTCGACGAGCCGACCGTCGGCCTCGACCCCGAACAGCGCATGCGCTTCAGGGAGCTGATCGCCCGGGCCGGGGAGGGGCGGACCGTCCTGCTGTCCACCCACCAGACCGAGGACGTCGCGATGCTCTGCCACCGCGTGATCGTCATGGTCCGCGGCAGCGTCCGCTTCGAGGGCACCCCGGCCGAGCTGACCGCACGGGCGGCGGGCCGGGTGTGGAGCAGCACCGAACGCGACCCGGGCGCCTGGGCCGGATGGCGCACCGGCACGGGCTCCTTCCGTAACGTCGGCGAGCCCCCCGAGGGCGCCGAACTCGTCGAACCGACCCTGGAGGACGGCTACCTGCTCACCCTCGACGGAGAGTCCTCGGAGGTGACGGCCGTATGA
- a CDS encoding ABC transporter ATP-binding protein: MSRDKEEIALEAAGLGKRYWRRRADVLRDCAFRLPAGRICALVGPNGAGKSTLLQLAAGLIRPTAGAVKVLGTTPAQARERFAYVAQAKPLPPQLTVAATLRLGAELNRARWDQASAERIAYGHDTSGAPREGALDPAARIRSLSGGQRTRVALALAFGKRPELMLLDEPMADLDPLARRELLGSLLGEAAEHGTTIVMSSHVVAELEGICDHLLLMGGGRIRLGGDPERLIAAHTLITGPVRDLTGHTVVESRGTGRQLTALIRPGSPLSDDWQTATPSLEEVLLAHLRNPDAPDLVTGESGRSGEPGVSDDARKGDGGKGDEKAANGAAEGSARG, from the coding sequence GTGAGCAGGGACAAAGAAGAGATCGCACTGGAAGCGGCCGGGCTGGGCAAGCGGTACTGGCGCAGGCGCGCCGACGTGCTGCGGGACTGCGCCTTCCGGCTGCCCGCGGGCCGGATCTGCGCCCTGGTCGGGCCGAACGGCGCGGGCAAGTCGACCCTCCTGCAGCTGGCGGCCGGCCTGATCCGCCCCACTGCGGGCGCGGTGAAGGTCCTCGGCACCACCCCCGCGCAGGCCCGGGAACGCTTCGCCTACGTGGCCCAGGCCAAGCCGCTGCCGCCCCAGCTCACGGTGGCCGCCACCCTCCGTCTCGGCGCGGAGCTGAACCGCGCCCGGTGGGACCAGGCGTCCGCGGAACGGATCGCGTACGGCCACGACACCTCCGGAGCGCCCAGGGAGGGCGCCCTCGACCCCGCCGCCAGGATCCGCTCCCTCTCCGGCGGCCAGCGCACCCGCGTCGCCCTCGCCCTGGCCTTCGGCAAGCGGCCCGAACTGATGCTGCTCGACGAGCCGATGGCCGACCTCGACCCGCTGGCCCGGCGCGAACTCCTCGGCTCCCTGCTGGGCGAGGCCGCCGAGCACGGCACGACCATCGTGATGTCCTCGCACGTCGTCGCCGAACTGGAGGGCATCTGCGACCACCTGCTCCTCATGGGCGGCGGCCGGATCAGGCTCGGCGGCGACCCGGAGCGCCTGATCGCCGCGCACACCCTGATCACCGGCCCGGTGCGCGACCTCACGGGCCACACCGTCGTCGAGTCGCGCGGCACGGGCCGTCAGCTCACCGCGCTGATCCGCCCGGGCAGTCCGCTGTCCGACGACTGGCAGACCGCCACGCCGTCCCTGGAGGAGGTGCTTCTCGCACACCTGCGCAATCCCGACGCCCCCGACCTGGTCACCGGCGAGTCCGGGAGGTCCGGGGAGCCCGGGGTGAGCGACGACGCCAGGAAGGGTGACGGCGGAAAGGGCGACGAGAAGGCCGCGAACGGGGCTGCCGAGGGGAGCGCGCGCGGATGA
- a CDS encoding zf-HC2 domain-containing protein produces the protein MTWHVGEDDLRAYARGELTPPVLWSADTHLAACGRCRAVLAEVSDPVALDAGWERLDAELDVPRPGFLESLLVRTGVADHTARLLAATPVLRRSWLGAVVAVLAITVFVSNAVRTAESPAMFLALAPLLPLAGVALSYGPALDPTYEMAVVSPTHGFRLLMIRTVPVLVMVLVLNGLATLALPSYGLRALGWLLPALALTATGLALTPRLGPVLAPSLVGGTWVALLVLTQRTTEGTLAPYTAAGQGVAAAVAALAAGLFYLGRDRFDSTPARTPFAGFHDGGTA, from the coding sequence ATGACCTGGCACGTCGGCGAGGACGACCTCCGGGCGTACGCGCGGGGCGAGTTGACGCCGCCGGTGCTCTGGTCGGCCGACACACACCTCGCCGCCTGCGGGCGCTGCCGGGCGGTGCTCGCCGAGGTGAGCGACCCGGTCGCCCTGGACGCCGGATGGGAGCGGCTCGACGCCGAACTGGACGTGCCGCGACCCGGGTTCCTGGAGTCGCTGCTGGTCAGGACGGGCGTGGCCGACCACACCGCGCGCCTGCTCGCCGCGACGCCGGTGCTGCGCCGGTCCTGGCTGGGCGCGGTCGTCGCCGTGCTGGCCATCACGGTGTTCGTCAGCAACGCGGTCCGCACGGCCGAGTCTCCGGCGATGTTCCTCGCGCTCGCCCCGCTGCTGCCCCTCGCCGGAGTCGCGCTGTCGTACGGGCCGGCGCTCGACCCGACGTACGAGATGGCGGTGGTGTCGCCGACGCACGGGTTCCGGCTGCTGATGATCCGCACCGTTCCCGTGCTGGTCATGGTCCTCGTCCTGAACGGCCTCGCGACCCTCGCGCTCCCCTCGTACGGACTGCGGGCGCTGGGCTGGCTGCTGCCCGCGCTCGCGCTCACCGCGACCGGACTCGCGCTGACGCCCCGCCTGGGGCCGGTCCTCGCACCCTCCCTCGTCGGCGGGACCTGGGTCGCCCTGCTGGTGCTGACGCAGCGGACGACCGAGGGGACCCTCGCGCCCTACACGGCCGCGGGACAGGGCGTCGCCGCCGCGGTCGCCGCGCTCGCCGCCGGGCTCTTCTACCTCGGCCGCGACCGATTCGACTCGACCCCCGCGCGCACGCCGTTCGCGGGCTTCCACGACGGAGGTACAGCGTGA
- a CDS encoding GntR family transcriptional regulator, with translation MVEYRIDRRSGVATYVQIVQQTKQALRLGVLEPGDKLPTAREVVEATAINPNTVLKAYRELEREGLVEARRGLGTFVRRSLGAAPADHTALRSRLTAWLDEARKEGLEREDISALFTSVLDEKCPEGEL, from the coding sequence GTGGTCGAGTACCGCATCGACCGGCGCAGTGGTGTCGCCACCTACGTCCAGATCGTCCAGCAGACGAAACAGGCCCTGCGCCTGGGCGTCCTCGAACCCGGCGACAAGCTGCCCACGGCCCGCGAGGTCGTGGAGGCCACCGCGATCAATCCGAACACCGTCCTCAAGGCCTACCGCGAGCTGGAGCGCGAAGGCCTGGTCGAGGCCAGACGAGGCCTCGGCACCTTCGTACGGCGCTCCCTGGGCGCCGCACCCGCCGACCACACCGCCCTGCGTTCGAGGCTGACCGCCTGGCTGGACGAGGCACGCAAGGAAGGTCTGGAGCGCGAGGACATCTCCGCGCTCTTCACCTCCGTACTGGACGAGAAGTGCCCTGAGGGGGAGCTGTGA
- a CDS encoding ABC transporter permease, whose amino-acid sequence MSTVLETPARTVEPTRPPRPWAAVFALARFEARELRMTVSFLAFAVLYVAWIVWQTTQRQGDYPVLQDVDRDTQGMPVLVGLAVMLGVNRAVLRSHRRDTDRHFGVLVVEPWRRTVAHVLSVVPAVLFTAVCAGVQFTWAALKSGAVGHGSPAELAVGPLTVLLFGVFGVLVARLVRSVFAAPLLLVLLLFALLFVASPSGTAWASWLGPVVTESGSTPLPSDLLERPAAWHALYLGGLCLFVAAVAVLVSGGRTTVVKAVVAGSLALTLVGVAGQSGGTPPGSTPARDRATLTPDKVQSCLTHDRSTYCAYPEWTGRTADWAAVVDRVQNLAGGRAGGERLTVQQRIDARHGLGSQAVLSPFGEPGRVSVGTTWGGNRVPEFATAVASVLVLGNEKAALEPICDARVVTIMWLALGADPDPMAALRDVRVDDSVSGSAIVLSPTEPFSMSAEQTRIVRELLQKPRYSVIPKVKAGWTELTSAGTTTAEAARLLGVPAASGAETGTGGGPCKE is encoded by the coding sequence ATGAGCACCGTCCTTGAGACACCCGCCCGGACCGTGGAGCCGACGCGGCCGCCACGCCCCTGGGCGGCCGTGTTCGCCCTCGCCCGCTTCGAGGCGCGCGAACTGCGCATGACCGTGTCCTTCCTCGCCTTCGCCGTCCTGTACGTCGCGTGGATCGTGTGGCAGACGACGCAGCGCCAGGGCGACTACCCGGTTCTCCAGGACGTCGACCGGGACACGCAGGGCATGCCGGTGCTCGTCGGGCTGGCCGTCATGCTGGGCGTCAACCGTGCGGTCCTGCGCTCCCACCGGCGCGACACGGACCGCCACTTCGGCGTGCTGGTCGTCGAGCCGTGGCGGCGTACGGTCGCCCACGTACTGTCCGTCGTCCCGGCGGTGCTGTTCACGGCGGTGTGTGCCGGCGTCCAGTTCACCTGGGCCGCGCTCAAGTCCGGCGCGGTCGGGCACGGTTCGCCCGCCGAACTCGCCGTGGGCCCGCTGACGGTCCTGCTGTTCGGCGTGTTCGGTGTCCTCGTCGCCCGCCTGGTCCGCTCGGTGTTCGCCGCGCCGCTCCTCCTGGTCCTCCTGCTCTTCGCCCTGCTCTTCGTGGCGAGCCCGTCCGGCACCGCCTGGGCGAGCTGGCTGGGCCCCGTCGTCACCGAGAGCGGCTCCACACCGCTCCCCTCCGACCTGCTGGAGCGCCCCGCCGCCTGGCACGCCCTCTACCTCGGCGGGCTCTGCCTGTTCGTGGCCGCCGTCGCGGTGCTGGTCAGCGGTGGGCGGACGACAGTCGTCAAGGCCGTCGTCGCGGGGTCGCTCGCGCTGACCCTGGTGGGAGTGGCCGGCCAGTCCGGGGGGACTCCGCCCGGGTCGACGCCGGCCCGCGACCGGGCGACCCTCACTCCGGACAAGGTCCAGTCGTGTCTCACGCACGACCGGTCCACGTACTGCGCCTATCCCGAGTGGACGGGCCGCACCGCCGACTGGGCCGCGGTCGTCGACCGGGTCCAGAACCTCGCGGGCGGCCGGGCCGGCGGCGAGCGGCTGACCGTGCAGCAGCGCATCGACGCCCGCCACGGGCTGGGGTCCCAGGCCGTGCTCTCCCCGTTCGGCGAGCCCGGCCGGGTGAGCGTCGGCACGACCTGGGGCGGCAACCGCGTCCCCGAGTTCGCGACCGCCGTGGCCTCGGTGCTGGTGCTGGGGAACGAGAAGGCCGCCCTCGAACCGATCTGCGACGCCCGCGTGGTGACGATCATGTGGCTGGCGCTGGGCGCGGACCCCGACCCGATGGCCGCACTGCGCGATGTCCGGGTCGACGACAGCGTCTCGGGCTCCGCGATCGTCCTCAGCCCCACCGAGCCGTTCTCCATGAGCGCCGAACAGACCAGAATCGTACGGGAGTTGCTCCAAAAGCCCCGCTACAGCGTCATCCCCAAGGTCAAGGCCGGGTGGACGGAGCTCACCTCTGCCGGGACGACGACGGCCGAGGCGGCACGGCTGCTGGGCGTGCCCGCCGCGTCCGGGGCGGAGACGGGCACGGGCGGTGGCCCGTGCAAGGAGTGA